Below is a window of Dietzia timorensis DNA.
TTCGTCGTGAGCCTGACCATCGAGATCTCGCAATACATCTTCGCGCTCGGCTACACCGACGTCGACGACCTGATCCTCAACACCCTCGGCGCCTTCGTCGGCGCGCTGCTGGCCAGGGCCTTCGGCCCGCGGTGGTTCGGGCTGTGGACCGGGCTCACGCTCGTGACGTGCATCGTGTTCATCGCGGCGACCGTCGCGCTGCAGGCCAGCGACTCCGTCGGCGCGACGTAACGCGCATAATCGGGGAATGGGAATCCTCACCCCGCTGGCCGTCCGCATCGGTTCCATCTCGTGGATGCCGCGCCTGCTGCCGCAGATAGTCACCGTCGACCGCACGATTCAGCGGCTCAGCGGACACCGGCTCACGCTGCTCGACATCGCAGGCCTGCCCAACGTCACCCTGGTCGTGAAGGGCCGCAAGAGCGGAATCGAACGCGAGACGCAGTTGCTCGCCGCGCCGACCGAGGACGGCTGGCTGGTTGCGGGCTCCTACTTCGGGAGCGCCGCGATGCCGCAGTGGGTGGGCAACGTGCGCGCGGCGGATGAAGCCACGGTTCGCCACCACGGCACGGATACGCTGTGCGGCGCCGTCGAACTCACCGGCGCCGCCCGCTCCGCGGCTTGGGATCGGCTACTCGAGGTGTGGCCGAACTTCGACCTCTACGAGCGTCGAACCGATCGCACCATCCCGGTGTTCGCACTTCAGCCGCGCGGGCGGGCCTAGCGGGTCAGCTCTCGAGCTCGATCCCTTCGGAGGCGGCGATGTCCCCTGCGAGGGCGACATCCTCCGGGTCGAAAAGCACGAGCGCGATCGCTGCGACCGGCGCGGGCGCGCCCGCGAAGCCGCGTAGGGCGCGTCGCACGGCATCGTCTTTCGGCCAACCGTAGACGCCGGCCGATACCAGCGGAAACGCGACCGATTTCGCCCCCAGTTCCGCCGCCACGCGGAGGCTCTCGGCGTAGCAGGAATCGAGAAGTCCGGCGTCATCGCGTCCATATACCGGACCCACGGTGTGCACGACCCACGTTGCGGGCAGGCTACCGGCGCCGGTGGCCACGGCCTGACCTGTGGGAAGGCCATCGGGGAACGAGGTGCGCCGCAGCTCGCGGCATTCGGCGAGGATCGCGGGGCCTCCCGCGCGGTGGATCGCGCCGTCCACTCCCCCGCCGCCGAGCAGCGAGGAGTTTGCCGCGTTGACGATCGCGTCGGCGCGGAACTCGGTGATATCGCCGGACAGGACTCGGATGCTCATGGCGCCACGGTACGCGCCTTCCTCTAGCGATTTCGAGCAGTTATGCGCGCGTGCTCAGCGCGATCCGTGCCGCGCGGTGTCCCTGCGTGCCGCCGATGGCGAGCCCGATGAGCAGGAGCGCGACCGCGAGAATCGCCGCCACTATCACGCCGATCTCGCTGAGCCCGATCACCGCGATCGGCAGAATCATCGCGAGCAGGCCGGCCACCGCGCCGATCGTGATCGCGGGCCCGCCCGCCGAATGCGCCACGTACCAGGCCTTATCGTTGGCGAGCGTAAGGTCGGTGCGGATCCCGACGAGCTTGTTGCGGCGCAGCGAGCCGTTCGCCGCGAGGTAGCCGACAACTGCGACGGACAGGTTCGACAGCGCCACCAGCGCGAGTACGAATATCGCCCAGATCTCCATTGCGGACCGTCTCCTCCTAGCGCGAACGGATCCTCATTCCATCTTTATTGTCCCAGCTTTATGACGTCGGACGTACCCGATCGCCCGGCCCACCTCCATTTGCGCGTGCCGCGGGATCCCTCCGCTACAGGCGACGGTCGGTGAGCCAGCCCGGCAGAATCCCGCCGTGCACCGGGGCCACGGGCAGGCAGCGGATCTTGTGGCCGGCACCCGGATCGAGCGCGTCGAGCACGTAGTCGACCGCGCGCGGATCCGAGGGCAGGGCGGCGTGGTCGACGAAGTCGAGCATGCACCCCTGCTGCAACACGATGTTCCGGACCGAATACTCGCCACCCTGCGGCGGCTCGACCAGCGAGGTCGTGTGGGGCCAGACGAACTCGTCGAAACGCGTCGCGACGTTCGTGTACTCGACGCCCCGCGCGTAGGGAGTGCCGTCTGGATCCCAGAGATCATTGAGAAACTTCGAACCGCGCACGAGGCTTTCACCTGCGAGGAATGCCCCGGCGACGAGCTGACGGAGCCGCATCGACGTCAGCATGCGTTCGAGCCTTGCCGAGCCGACGCCGTGCCACGGAGACGCGAGGCTGACTACCTTGCGTACCTTGCCCGGGCGAGCGTGCTTGGCGATCGCCCCGGCGACAACGCAGCCTTGTGAATGTCCGACGAGGTCGACCTGTTCGGCTCCGGTCGATGCGAGCACCTTGTCGACGAATCCGGCGACCTCGGGGACGGAGTTCTCCGCGATATCTCGCAGCCCGCCGAGTTCGGACATCGGGAACTTGGCGTCCGGCAGCGCGCCGTAGGTGATGGTGAACACGGAGAATCCGCGATTGATCAGGTACGGCGCGAGCGTGTACCAGTTCGTCGTGCCGCTGCCGGCGGTGCCGTGGATGAGCACGACCGGGACGGGGCGTTCCTCGGACGGCCTCTCGTTCCACTTATTGACGCCGGGCAGCTGGTGCCCCGGAAAACGAATCGCGAACTCGGCGCCGGCCAGGAAGCTGTACGACACGTGCGGCTTGCGCGCGGAGGAGGGCACGAGGGATTCCTTGGGGTCGTCGGGCTCGGGGGTACTCGCGCCACATTCAACCCGACATTGCCGCCCAATATGTCCACTTGGCTCGGAGATTCGCGAACTCGCCGACCACTGCGGTCGCTGGGCCGAGCGCGCTGACACTACTCCCGGCCGCCGCTGATCCACTCGGGGTTGGGGACGATGTTGCGGCCGCCGCTCACCGCGGCTGCGATGCCGTCGAGCGCCTCGATCTGCGTCGCCGTGAGGTGGACGTCGACGCAGCCGAGGTTCTCGATCATCCGCGAAGACTTCCGCGAGCCCGGGATGGGCACGACCGAGAGCCCGTACTGCTCTCCCTTCGCGCGCAGCCATGCCAGAGCGACCTGCGCGTGCGAGGCACCTGTTTCAGCGGCGACGTCGGCGAGCGCGGTGAGCGCCTTCTGATTAGCGTCCCAGCCTTCGCCCATGCGCGCCGTCTGACTGCGGAAATCGCTCGCCACCTGCTCCTTCGTGAGCGTGCCGGTGAGGAATCCGCGTCCGAGCGGGCTGTAGGGGACGAAGCCGACTCCGAGTTCCGCACACGCAGGAACGACGTGGTCCTCGACGTCTCGGGACCACAGGCTCCACTCACTCTGTACTGCGGTGATCGGGCTGGTGGCGTGGGCGCGACGAAGCTCGTCCGACGTCACTTCTGAAAGGCCGAGGTGGCGGACTTTGCCTGCCTCCACGAGCTTGGCCATCGCGCCGACGGTCTCTTCGATGGGGACGTTCGGGTCGGGGCGGTGCAGGTAGTAGAGGTCGATCGTGTCGACGCCGAGCCGGCGCAGCGATGCCTCCGCCGCAGAACGAACGTACTCGGGGCGGCCGTCGACGCCGCTCTTGCCCGGTTTCGCGCCCTCGTCGGCCGACAACGGGACGCCTGTGATGCCGAACTTGCTCGCAAGTTGCACGTCGGTGCGCCGCTTCGCGAGGAGCGGGGCGAGCATCTCCTCGTTCGTGCCGGCCGGGCCTTCGGTTCCGGGACGCGGCTCGCCGTAGACGTCGGCGGTGTCGATAAAGGTGATGCCGGCGTCGATCGCCTCGTCGAGCGTGGCGCGGGCATCGTGGTCGCTGAGTCCTCCGCCGTATACGTGGGACAGCGCCATGCCGCCGAAGCCGATCGGGGACACCTTGAACTCGGCGTTGGAGGAGAGGCGGATCTTATTTGGCATGGGGTTCGCGTTCACTTGTTCTCCCTGAAGAGGTTGTCTAGATCGGGAAGGAAATCGTCGCTGTTCGGGGCGGCTGCGGTATCGCATTGGCCGTCGAGGGTGCCGCCGTAGGTGGCGATTTTGTAGTCGGTTGCCGCCAGCGCCGCGCGCAATTCGCGCAGCTGCCCGGCGATGCGTTCGCGGTGGGTGTGCATGAGAGCCAGCCGCGCCGGGATCGTGTCCTCGCCCTCGTCGACGAGATCGATGTAGTGACCGAGCGTGCTCATCGGCATCCCGGAGGCCCGCATCCTTCGCAGGAACTCCAGGCGACGCAGCTCCTTGTCGCCGTAGGCACGGTTGCCCGCGGAATCCCGAGGTACCGCGATGAGGCCCGCGCGTTCGTAGTAGCGGATCGTGTGGGCGCTGAGCCCGAGGAGCTCGGCGGCCTGCGCGACGGTGAGTTTTTCCTGCGCAGCGCCGGTTCCGAACTCGGGTGCGAGCTTGGCTGTCTCGGTCATGGGCACGACTGTATGCCTTCGAGTGCGCTCAAAGGCAAGGGGTTTTTCGCCTCGAACTTCGTCGATTCTGGTTCAGCGGAATGCGCGATTCTCGAAAACATGTGTATTTATTCAACAGTTTCACACGAAAGGCGGAATTGCACTGTTCAAACGCATACAACGGGTGTACTTTCTTTTTATCTCACTGGTGGCAACTCCAGTTTCCTTTGACCAAATGGAGTAATTCATGTCTCGCCTCACTCGGCTTTGCGCTCTATTTTTTGTCGGCGCCTTCGTTGCAACGACCCCAACCGCGACTGCGGCGGATGTTCAAGTGGGGTCGTCGACCATCGCCGTACCGGATTTCGTGCCTCCGAATTTTGAACTTGCTCCCGTTGTCGTACCGCGCCCGTTCCTATCCTCTGAAGCCGACCTTCCGCCGCTGCCCTACCCCTTTCAATGGGAAGCGAAATACGATCGGTACTCCGGCGATACCGTCGTCCTCGACTGCGTGAACTCTCCGCAGCGCCTCCCCAGTGAAATCATCATTCATTGCGCGGACGGGACATTTCGCATCCAGGACATCCAATGGACCTCCTGGACAGATGACTCCGCGCTTGGGAATGGACAAAAATTTGAAGTCGAATGTGTTCCACACTGTTTCAATGGGCGAGTGCATCGTGGCGGGGTGCTGGTCAAACTCCATGACGTGCGTCAGGTCCATGGCAACCAGACATTCACCCATATGGAAATCAATGAGGGCGGAAACCTAAGGAACCTTCGTATCGCGCCGATCTAGGTCGGAAGCCCGCAAGCGAGCCATGCAATCTCCCTCTAAGCCACCGAGGGCCACGGATTCACCGTGCACCCCTGCAGCCCGAGCGTCTGCTGTTGCATGAGCGGCGCTGGCGAACCCGGCGCGGGGCAATACTCGTGGGCATGCCCCAACGCGTGCCCGACCTCGTGGTTGATCACGTACTGCCGGTACACCGTGAGGTCGTCGAAATCCTCGGTCGCGCCGAGCCACCGGTTCGCGTTGAGCGCGACCTGATTGCCCTCCCGGCACGAGGTGTAGCCGTTCGTCGTCAGCCCCGAACAGATCTGGTCCGTGGTCTGCGGGCTCGCGACGCTCACCAGCGCATCGGCCTGCGACTCATCACTGACAAGCTCGAACGCCACGCCGTCGAGGTCCTGCCATCCGCGCTCGTCGCGCAGCGTCGCCATCACGAAATCGGCGGTGTCGTCGATCTCGACCGGCAGTCCCTTCTCCACGCGCACCGCGATCGCGAACGGCGCCCCGTCGCCCTGCGGCGCCGACGCCTCCAGCGCATATTCCCACTCGCCCGTGCCCTCGTAGGGCACCTCGGTCGGGGTCGGCGTGGGGGTCTCGCTCGAGCTCGTGGTGGACGCCCCGCTGGATGACGTCGGACGTGCGATCTCCCCCGTGGCCTCCGCACCCGACTGCGCGGCCGCCTGCGCGGTTGCCTCCTTCGACGTCATACCGCCGCCGGTTCCCTCTGCGCCGCCGTCCGCGCTGCACCCGGCGGCCGCGCCCGCGACGGCTGCGGCCAGCGCGCCGGCGGCGAGGAATCGGCGGGCGACTGCGGCGGAGTGCGCGGAGCGAGAAATCACTACCGCAGAATACCTGCGATCATGAATGGACAGCACGCCCGCCGGCGCCGCCAAAAAC
It encodes the following:
- a CDS encoding O-acetyl-ADP-ribose deacetylase, which produces MSIRVLSGDITEFRADAIVNAANSSLLGGGGVDGAIHRAGGPAILAECRELRRTSFPDGLPTGQAVATGAGSLPATWVVHTVGPVYGRDDAGLLDSCYAESLRVAAELGAKSVAFPLVSAGVYGWPKDDAVRRALRGFAGAPAPVAAIALVLFDPEDVALAGDIAASEGIELES
- a CDS encoding SdpI family protein, encoding MEIWAIFVLALVALSNLSVAVVGYLAANGSLRRNKLVGIRTDLTLANDKAWYVAHSAGGPAITIGAVAGLLAMILPIAVIGLSEIGVIVAAILAVALLLIGLAIGGTQGHRAARIALSTRA
- a CDS encoding nitroreductase family deazaflavin-dependent oxidoreductase, which gives rise to MGILTPLAVRIGSISWMPRLLPQIVTVDRTIQRLSGHRLTLLDIAGLPNVTLVVKGRKSGIERETQLLAAPTEDGWLVAGSYFGSAAMPQWVGNVRAADEATVRHHGTDTLCGAVELTGAARSAAWDRLLEVWPNFDLYERRTDRTIPVFALQPRGRA
- a CDS encoding MerR family transcriptional regulator; translation: MTETAKLAPEFGTGAAQEKLTVAQAAELLGLSAHTIRYYERAGLIAVPRDSAGNRAYGDKELRRLEFLRRMRASGMPMSTLGHYIDLVDEGEDTIPARLALMHTHRERIAGQLRELRAALAATDYKIATYGGTLDGQCDTAAAPNSDDFLPDLDNLFRENK
- a CDS encoding esterase/lipase family protein — translated: MPSSARKPHVSYSFLAGAEFAIRFPGHQLPGVNKWNERPSEERPVPVVLIHGTAGSGTTNWYTLAPYLINRGFSVFTITYGALPDAKFPMSELGGLRDIAENSVPEVAGFVDKVLASTGAEQVDLVGHSQGCVVAGAIAKHARPGKVRKVVSLASPWHGVGSARLERMLTSMRLRQLVAGAFLAGESLVRGSKFLNDLWDPDGTPYARGVEYTNVATRFDEFVWPHTTSLVEPPQGGEYSVRNIVLQQGCMLDFVDHAALPSDPRAVDYVLDALDPGAGHKIRCLPVAPVHGGILPGWLTDRRL
- a CDS encoding DUF3152 domain-containing protein, with amino-acid sequence MISRSAHSAAVARRFLAAGALAAAVAGAAAGCSADGGAEGTGGGMTSKEATAQAAAQSGAEATGEIARPTSSSGASTTSSSETPTPTPTEVPYEGTGEWEYALEASAPQGDGAPFAIAVRVEKGLPVEIDDTADFVMATLRDERGWQDLDGVAFELVSDESQADALVSVASPQTTDQICSGLTTNGYTSCREGNQVALNANRWLGATEDFDDLTVYRQYVINHEVGHALGHAHEYCPAPGSPAPLMQQQTLGLQGCTVNPWPSVA
- a CDS encoding aldo/keto reductase, whose protein sequence is MPNKIRLSSNAEFKVSPIGFGGMALSHVYGGGLSDHDARATLDEAIDAGITFIDTADVYGEPRPGTEGPAGTNEEMLAPLLAKRRTDVQLASKFGITGVPLSADEGAKPGKSGVDGRPEYVRSAAEASLRRLGVDTIDLYYLHRPDPNVPIEETVGAMAKLVEAGKVRHLGLSEVTSDELRRAHATSPITAVQSEWSLWSRDVEDHVVPACAELGVGFVPYSPLGRGFLTGTLTKEQVASDFRSQTARMGEGWDANQKALTALADVAAETGASHAQVALAWLRAKGEQYGLSVVPIPGSRKSSRMIENLGCVDVHLTATQIEALDGIAAAVSGGRNIVPNPEWISGGRE